From the genome of Malus domestica chromosome 04, GDT2T_hap1, one region includes:
- the LOC139195295 gene encoding protein REVEILLE 8 isoform X3 codes for MNSTDANSHQSSMGTASTPSSDGSGKKVRKPYTITKSRESWTDEEHEKFLEALQLFDRDWKKIEDFVGSKTVIQIRSHAQKYFLKVQKSGTTAHVPPPRPKRKAAYPYPQKASKNVLLPLHASIAYPSSMNAIASTYSPWDENSILINPPSDQILLSQEEFTNLHGTEADIGSRGLSRFNTCSLNGPLPSSEIPYQGKQALGHHGLPDFSQVYGFIGGVFDPDTKGHAQKLREMDPINIETVLLLMRNLIINLSSPDFEPMRKVLVSYDVNTKTVDAGIVPTKLSNGLSC; via the exons ATGAACTCCACTGACGCCAACAGCCACCAATCGTCAATGGGTACGGCGTCGACGCCGTCCTCAGACGGGTCAGGGAAGAAGGTCCGGAAGCCATACACCATCACCAAGTCCAGAGAAAGCTGGACCGACGAAGAGCACGAAAAGTTCCTTGAAGCTCTTCAACT GTTTGATCGAGACTGGAAGAAAATCGAAGATTTTGTGGGTTCGAAAACCGTTATTCAG attcgaagTCATGCCCAGAAGTACTTCTTGAAAGTTCAAAAGAGCGGGACAACAGCACACGTGCCTCCTCCGCGGCCAAAGCGCAAGGCTGCTTATCCTTACCCGCAGAAGGCCTCAAAAAATG TTTTACTTCCGTTGCACGCATCCATTGCTTATCCTTCTTCAATGAACGCCATTGCATCTACGTATTCTCCTTGGGATGAAAATTCCATTTTGATCAACCCTCCATCAGACCAAATTCTGTTGTCACAAGAAGAATTTACTAATCTTCACGGCACTGAAG CTGATATTGGATCAAGGGGGTTATCAAGGTTTAACACATGCAGTCTTAATGGCCCCCTGCCAAGTTCCGAGATACCTTATCAAGGGAAACAAGCTCTTGGGCATCATG GTCTTCCTGATTTTTCCCAAGTTTATGGCTTCATCGGGGGTGTTTTTGATCCAGACACAAAAGGTCACGCTCAGAAACTCAGGGAAATGGATCCCATTAATATAGAAACT GTTCTGTTGTTAATGAGGAATCTCATCATCAACTTGTCCAGTCCGGACTTTGAGCCAATG AGGAAGGTCCTGGTATCATATGATGTCAATACGAAAACAGTAGATGCAGGAATTGTCCCCACGAAGCTGAGTAACGGTCTGTCATGTTGA
- the LOC139195295 gene encoding protein REVEILLE 8 isoform X2 yields MNSTDANSHQSSMGTASTPSSDGSGKKVRKPYTITKSRESWTDEEHEKFLEALQLFDRDWKKIEDFVGSKTVIQIRSHAQKYFLKVQKSGTTAHVPPPRPKRKAAYPYPQKASKNVLLPLHASIAYPSSMNAIASTYSPWDENSILINPPSDQILLSQEEFTNLHGTEGLPDFSQVYGFIGGVFDPDTKGHAQKLREMDPINIETVLLLMRNLIINLSSPDFEPMRKVLVSYDVNTKTVDAGIVPTKLSNGLSC; encoded by the exons ATGAACTCCACTGACGCCAACAGCCACCAATCGTCAATGGGTACGGCGTCGACGCCGTCCTCAGACGGGTCAGGGAAGAAGGTCCGGAAGCCATACACCATCACCAAGTCCAGAGAAAGCTGGACCGACGAAGAGCACGAAAAGTTCCTTGAAGCTCTTCAACT GTTTGATCGAGACTGGAAGAAAATCGAAGATTTTGTGGGTTCGAAAACCGTTATTCAG attcgaagTCATGCCCAGAAGTACTTCTTGAAAGTTCAAAAGAGCGGGACAACAGCACACGTGCCTCCTCCGCGGCCAAAGCGCAAGGCTGCTTATCCTTACCCGCAGAAGGCCTCAAAAAATG TTTTACTTCCGTTGCACGCATCCATTGCTTATCCTTCTTCAATGAACGCCATTGCATCTACGTATTCTCCTTGGGATGAAAATTCCATTTTGATCAACCCTCCATCAGACCAAATTCTGTTGTCACAAGAAGAATTTACTAATCTTCACGGCACTGAAG GTCTTCCTGATTTTTCCCAAGTTTATGGCTTCATCGGGGGTGTTTTTGATCCAGACACAAAAGGTCACGCTCAGAAACTCAGGGAAATGGATCCCATTAATATAGAAACT GTTCTGTTGTTAATGAGGAATCTCATCATCAACTTGTCCAGTCCGGACTTTGAGCCAATG AGGAAGGTCCTGGTATCATATGATGTCAATACGAAAACAGTAGATGCAGGAATTGTCCCCACGAAGCTGAGTAACGGTCTGTCATGTTGA
- the LOC139195295 gene encoding protein REVEILLE 8 isoform X1 produces the protein MVAVDDIEEKWFGSPEKNGGVGVKINKVCRQSMGFEFEGQIWFDRDWKKIEDFVGSKTVIQIRSHAQKYFLKVQKSGTTAHVPPPRPKRKAAYPYPQKASKNVLLPLHASIAYPSSMNAIASTYSPWDENSILINPPSDQILLSQEEFTNLHGTEADIGSRGLSRFNTCSLNGPLPSSEIPYQGKQALGHHGLPDFSQVYGFIGGVFDPDTKGHAQKLREMDPINIETVLLLMRNLIINLSSPDFEPMRKVLVSYDVNTKTVDAGIVPTKLSNGLSC, from the exons ATGGTGGCTGTCGATGACATCGAGGAGAAGTGGTTTGGTTCACCGGAAAAAAATGGGGGAGTGGGAGTAAAGATAAACAAAGTGTGTCGACAGAGTATGGGTTTTGAGTTCG AAGGGCAAATTTG GTTTGATCGAGACTGGAAGAAAATCGAAGATTTTGTGGGTTCGAAAACCGTTATTCAG attcgaagTCATGCCCAGAAGTACTTCTTGAAAGTTCAAAAGAGCGGGACAACAGCACACGTGCCTCCTCCGCGGCCAAAGCGCAAGGCTGCTTATCCTTACCCGCAGAAGGCCTCAAAAAATG TTTTACTTCCGTTGCACGCATCCATTGCTTATCCTTCTTCAATGAACGCCATTGCATCTACGTATTCTCCTTGGGATGAAAATTCCATTTTGATCAACCCTCCATCAGACCAAATTCTGTTGTCACAAGAAGAATTTACTAATCTTCACGGCACTGAAG CTGATATTGGATCAAGGGGGTTATCAAGGTTTAACACATGCAGTCTTAATGGCCCCCTGCCAAGTTCCGAGATACCTTATCAAGGGAAACAAGCTCTTGGGCATCATG GTCTTCCTGATTTTTCCCAAGTTTATGGCTTCATCGGGGGTGTTTTTGATCCAGACACAAAAGGTCACGCTCAGAAACTCAGGGAAATGGATCCCATTAATATAGAAACT GTTCTGTTGTTAATGAGGAATCTCATCATCAACTTGTCCAGTCCGGACTTTGAGCCAATG AGGAAGGTCCTGGTATCATATGATGTCAATACGAAAACAGTAGATGCAGGAATTGTCCCCACGAAGCTGAGTAACGGTCTGTCATGTTGA